A genomic stretch from Lathyrus oleraceus cultivar Zhongwan6 chromosome 2, CAAS_Psat_ZW6_1.0, whole genome shotgun sequence includes:
- the LOC127123275 gene encoding uncharacterized protein LOC127123275, translating to MEESESISDYFSQVLAVVNQLKRNGEDVDEVKVMEKILRTLNPSFDFIVTNIEENRDLKTMTIEQLMGSLQAYEEKKKRKIKQKKAMEQLLQLNIKEANYVNYKSQRGRGRDQDRGRGRGHGGEGRGSYNNYSNNGERSWNPQATRGHGRGNSWSRCDKSQIKCFNCNKKGHYASECRFSKKVVEKANFVEEKDGESKLKRKETNGTSTPVQAITCAAIEACS from the coding sequence ATGGAAGAGTCCGAGTCAATTTCTGATTATTTTTCTCAAGTATTGGCCGTAGTCAATCAACTTAAAAGAAATGGCGAAGATGTTGATGAGGTGAAAGTCATGGAGAAAATACTTCGCACTTTAAATCCAAGTTTTGACTTCATTGTTACCAACATTGAAGAAAACAGGGATTTAAAGACCATGACTATTGAGCAACTCATGGGTTCCTTACAAGCATacgaagaaaaaaaaaagagaaaaattaaacAAAAGAAGGCTATGGAGCAACTACTACAACTCAACATAAAGGAAGCAAATTATGTGAATTACAAGAGCCAAAGAGGACGAGGTCGTGACCAAGATCGTGGGCGTGGACGAGGACATGGAGGAGAAGGAAGAGGCAGTTACAACAACTACTCTAACAATGGAGAAAGAAGTTGGAATCCACAGGCAACAAGAGGTCATGGAAGAGGAAATTCATGGTCGAGGTGTGACAAATCACAAATCAAGTGCTTCAACTGCAACAAGAAAGGTCACTATGCATCTGAGTGTAGATTCTCGAAGAAAGTTGTGGAGAAAGCTAACTTTGTAGAAGAAAAAGATGGAGAAAGCAAGttgaagagaaaagaaacaaATGGTACCTCGACACCGGTGCAAGCAATCACGTGTGCAGCGATCGAAGCATGTTCGTAG